The proteins below come from a single Chryseobacterium sp. MA9 genomic window:
- a CDS encoding DoxX family protein, producing the protein MNNTKTAYFFLRVSMGINLLGHGLVRLVKLQDFASGMMKGFETSWLPQPLVHLFGVTLPFLELMIGLLLMIGFKTRIAAIAGASLIILLLFGCSTVENWEAMGIQMIYAGLFYILISRIDDNYLALDRK; encoded by the coding sequence ATGAATAATACAAAAACAGCCTATTTTTTTCTTCGTGTATCTATGGGAATCAATCTTTTAGGACACGGATTGGTTCGTCTGGTAAAACTACAGGACTTTGCATCAGGAATGATGAAAGGTTTTGAAACAAGCTGGCTTCCACAGCCATTGGTACATCTGTTCGGAGTTACACTTCCCTTTTTAGAATTGATGATCGGATTACTGCTGATGATTGGTTTCAAAACACGTATTGCTGCCATAGCCGGAGCTTCTCTGATTATCCTGCTGCTTTTTGGATGCAGTACGGTTGAAAACTGGGAAGCCATGGGAATTCAGATGATTTACGCAGGTCTGTTCTACATTCTGATCAGCAGAATAGATGACAATTATCTGGCTTTAGATAGGAAATGA
- a CDS encoding polysaccharide deacetylase family protein — MKYIKQSILLVASTIVLMSFSDHDKDKRTKKDQSETKILTKKHWPNGAQLVISVSMQFETGGQPEGAESPFSSTPLPKGQPDLPAESWYHYGGNEGIYRMLDLWKKYDIKVTSHVVGTAAEKYPEVAKAIANGGHEIAAHGFTWDNQWNKNYDDELNFVKEGVDIVEKITGQKAVGYNCNWLRRSPNTLKVLQDLGFLYHIDDLSHDEPFITKVKGKNFVVIPYTLRNNDIVNIEGKHWSPDQFLNQLKFEFDRLYEEGASKRRMMSISFHDRIGGTPAMMHAMEEFIKYTKEKQGVVFMRKDDIAKMVMNDPDTPVDNSEEKFNK, encoded by the coding sequence ATGAAATATATAAAACAATCAATACTGTTGGTTGCTTCAACAATTGTTCTGATGTCTTTTTCTGATCATGATAAGGATAAAAGAACAAAGAAAGATCAATCAGAAACAAAGATTCTAACAAAAAAACACTGGCCTAATGGGGCTCAACTGGTGATTTCCGTTTCTATGCAGTTTGAAACGGGCGGACAGCCTGAAGGCGCTGAAAGTCCTTTCAGCAGTACTCCACTTCCTAAAGGACAGCCAGATCTTCCGGCAGAAAGCTGGTATCATTACGGAGGAAATGAAGGAATTTACAGAATGCTGGATCTATGGAAAAAATATGACATTAAAGTAACTTCCCATGTAGTGGGAACAGCAGCGGAAAAGTATCCTGAAGTGGCAAAAGCTATTGCAAACGGGGGACATGAAATTGCAGCTCATGGTTTTACCTGGGATAATCAATGGAATAAGAATTATGATGACGAACTGAATTTTGTAAAGGAAGGTGTAGATATTGTTGAAAAAATTACAGGCCAGAAAGCTGTTGGCTACAATTGTAACTGGTTGAGAAGAAGCCCAAATACACTAAAAGTATTACAGGATCTTGGTTTTCTGTATCATATTGATGATTTAAGCCATGATGAACCTTTCATTACCAAAGTAAAAGGGAAAAACTTTGTTGTCATTCCTTATACCCTTCGTAACAATGATATCGTCAATATTGAAGGAAAACACTGGAGCCCTGATCAGTTTTTGAACCAATTGAAATTTGAATTCGACCGTCTTTATGAAGAAGGAGCTTCCAAAAGAAGAATGATGAGCATCAGCTTTCATGACAGAATAGGTGGAACTCCTGCAATGATGCATGCTATGGAAGAATTTATTAAATATACAAAAGAAAAACAAGGGGTAGTCTTTATGAGAAAAGATGATATTGCCAAAATGGTTATGAATGATCCCGACACTCCTGTTGATAATAGTGAAGAAAAGTTTAACAAGTAA
- a CDS encoding AraC family transcriptional regulator: MKRIVNFNSFNVFSIEKETWDVEYHNHNFYELIIIENGKGFHHLNNITFPYKKGDVFLLRPSDGHEFSITGKTRFIYIKFTEQYIWENLLSNKKNELKKVVQLLMEDHSFVYESVIKSKTDREHLLQLARILLYEFSHKNTYNKEVTTDLFSSIITILIRNTMHNSTTKKWITKNLSRIERILYYINVNALDADKMKIENLAKEFMLSPNYISIYIKKQTGFSIQQHIIQHKIKTAEKLLLQSHYNISEIADKLGFNDASHFNKIFKTYKEMSPSEFKKNGLSY, encoded by the coding sequence ATGAAACGAATCGTTAACTTCAATTCTTTTAATGTTTTCAGCATCGAAAAAGAAACCTGGGACGTCGAGTATCACAATCATAACTTTTATGAGCTGATTATCATAGAGAATGGAAAAGGATTTCATCATCTCAACAATATTACTTTCCCATACAAAAAAGGAGATGTTTTCCTTCTGAGACCAAGTGACGGCCATGAGTTTTCCATTACAGGTAAAACAAGATTCATTTATATAAAGTTTACTGAACAGTATATCTGGGAAAATCTGCTGTCCAATAAAAAGAATGAACTTAAAAAAGTGGTACAGCTCCTGATGGAAGACCATTCTTTTGTGTACGAATCGGTGATTAAAAGTAAAACAGATAGGGAACATCTGCTGCAACTTGCACGTATCCTTCTCTATGAGTTTAGCCATAAAAATACGTACAACAAAGAGGTTACAACCGATCTTTTTTCCAGTATTATCACCATTCTGATCCGAAATACGATGCATAATAGTACTACCAAAAAATGGATCACCAAAAATCTGAGCAGAATTGAAAGGATACTCTATTATATCAATGTCAATGCTTTGGATGCAGATAAAATGAAAATTGAAAACCTGGCTAAAGAATTTATGTTGTCTCCTAATTATATCAGCATTTATATCAAAAAACAGACGGGGTTCTCCATTCAGCAGCATATTATACAGCATAAAATAAAAACTGCAGAAAAACTTTTACTCCAGAGCCATTATAATATTAGTGAGATTGCCGACAAGCTGGGTTTCAATGATGCCAGCCATTTCAATAAAATATTCAAAACATATAAAGAAATGTCTCCTTCTGAATTTAAAAAGAATGGTTTATCTTACTGA
- a CDS encoding NUDIX domain-containing protein, with the protein MKTSAGILLFKKEKGSLYYFLVHPGGPFWRNKDLGAWSIPKGEILPDEDLLERALTEFKEETGKTIEGKFIELSPIKQKGGKIVYAWALEGHIVTSELYSNTFSMEWPPKSGKIIEIPEVDQWEWFASEEAQQRINTAQKDFITELENIVKNQ; encoded by the coding sequence ATGAAAACGAGTGCAGGTATTTTGCTTTTTAAAAAAGAAAAAGGCAGTCTGTATTATTTTTTGGTTCATCCCGGCGGTCCATTCTGGAGAAATAAAGACCTCGGGGCATGGTCTATTCCTAAAGGAGAGATTCTTCCTGATGAAGATCTATTGGAGCGTGCATTGACAGAATTTAAAGAAGAAACCGGTAAAACAATAGAAGGAAAGTTCATCGAATTGTCTCCCATTAAGCAAAAAGGAGGAAAAATAGTTTATGCCTGGGCATTGGAGGGACATATTGTTACTTCAGAACTTTACAGCAATACCTTCTCTATGGAATGGCCACCCAAATCCGGCAAAATAATAGAAATTCCCGAAGTAGATCAATGGGAATGGTTTGCTTCAGAAGAAGCACAGCAACGGATCAATACAGCACAGAAAGATTTCATAACAGAGCTTGAAAACATAGTAAAAAATCAATAA
- a CDS encoding Fur family transcriptional regulator, which yields MKQVRNTHAKTEILSLINDSDIALTHSDIQKKLGDLCNRVTIYRVLERLENEGAIHKIVNIDGVVNFAKCSGKCTHEQHFHNHVHFNCKECHSVTCIENAIPEISLPEHFIAQEYNFIISGICPKCADA from the coding sequence ATGAAACAAGTTAGAAATACGCATGCTAAAACTGAAATTTTAAGTCTTATTAATGATTCAGATATAGCCCTTACTCACTCAGATATTCAGAAAAAACTGGGTGATCTATGCAATAGAGTAACGATTTACAGAGTATTGGAAAGGCTTGAAAATGAAGGTGCTATTCACAAAATCGTTAATATTGACGGGGTGGTGAATTTTGCGAAGTGCAGCGGGAAATGTACTCATGAACAGCATTTTCATAATCATGTTCATTTCAACTGCAAAGAATGTCATTCTGTAACATGTATTGAAAACGCGATTCCGGAAATCAGTTTACCGGAACATTTTATTGCACAGGAGTACAATTTTATCATCAGCGGGATCTGTCCGAAATGTGCTGATGCTTAG
- a CDS encoding MerC domain-containing protein: MKSKILDAVGISAAVLCLIHCIVFPLLLIVPLGISHNPYIDLAFLCIGTIVVFRVTKKITNRWLKFLFWISVSLIFISVLTDLIFEVHIPLIYVGAAGLITGHIINFKNHKH, translated from the coding sequence ATGAAGTCAAAAATTCTTGATGCTGTAGGAATCTCCGCTGCTGTTTTATGCCTGATTCATTGTATTGTCTTCCCATTATTACTGATTGTTCCTTTGGGAATATCGCATAATCCTTATATTGATTTGGCTTTCCTTTGTATTGGTACCATTGTCGTGTTCAGAGTAACCAAAAAAATAACCAACCGCTGGCTGAAGTTTCTATTCTGGATATCTGTTTCTCTCATCTTTATTTCTGTACTCACAGATCTGATATTTGAAGTTCATATTCCTTTGATCTATGTAGGAGCTGCAGGCTTAATTACTGGCCATATCATCAATTTTAAAAATCATAAACATTAA
- a CDS encoding GTP-binding protein, whose translation MTKKLPVTVLSGFLGAGKTTLLNHILHNKQGLKVAVIVNDMSEVNIDARLVENQNTLSRTEEKLVEMSNGCICCTLREDLMVEVERLAQENRFDYLLIESTGISEPIPVAQTFTYIDDESGIDLSRFSYVDTMVTVVDCFNFMKDFGSNELLMDRDLTNMEGDYRTIVNLLTDQIEFANVIILNKTDLINVETLGFLKAAIKKLNPDAVILHSEFGKVEPQQILNTQLFDFDKAQSSAGWQKELQSEHHTPETEEYGISSLVFRDRKPFHPVRLWKYLNHHYPEGTIRAKGLFWLVSRPDDALNFSQAGGSFRLEKAGVWWGSMPMNQRVQYSSFAENQEFIENRWDINWGDRINELVFIGQNLNKDQMLTDLQHCLINEQEKELFDQKQPFEDPFPKNI comes from the coding sequence ATGACGAAGAAACTTCCTGTAACGGTACTCAGTGGCTTTTTGGGAGCTGGGAAAACCACATTGCTCAATCATATTCTGCATAATAAACAAGGCTTAAAAGTAGCTGTCATTGTGAATGATATGAGCGAAGTTAATATTGATGCCCGTCTTGTTGAAAATCAAAATACCCTTTCAAGAACGGAAGAAAAGTTGGTAGAAATGAGCAACGGATGTATCTGCTGTACACTCCGCGAAGATCTGATGGTAGAAGTTGAACGTCTTGCTCAGGAAAATCGTTTCGATTACCTATTGATAGAAAGTACAGGAATCAGTGAACCCATTCCGGTTGCCCAAACCTTTACCTATATTGATGATGAGAGTGGAATAGACCTTTCCCGTTTCAGCTATGTAGATACGATGGTAACTGTAGTGGATTGTTTCAATTTTATGAAAGATTTCGGTTCCAATGAACTGTTGATGGATCGCGACCTTACCAATATGGAGGGAGATTACAGAACAATTGTCAATCTTCTTACAGACCAGATTGAGTTTGCCAATGTGATTATTTTAAACAAAACAGATCTTATCAACGTCGAAACACTTGGATTTTTAAAAGCTGCCATTAAAAAATTAAACCCTGATGCGGTCATTCTGCATTCCGAATTTGGTAAAGTTGAACCTCAGCAGATTTTAAATACCCAGCTTTTTGACTTTGATAAAGCACAATCTTCAGCTGGCTGGCAAAAAGAATTACAATCTGAGCACCATACCCCGGAAACTGAGGAATATGGAATCAGCTCACTGGTTTTCAGAGATAGAAAACCATTTCATCCTGTAAGACTCTGGAAATATTTGAATCATCATTATCCTGAAGGAACAATAAGGGCAAAAGGATTGTTCTGGCTGGTCTCAAGACCAGACGATGCTTTGAATTTTTCCCAGGCCGGAGGTTCTTTCCGTCTGGAAAAGGCTGGGGTATGGTGGGGCAGCATGCCTATGAACCAGCGGGTACAGTATTCTTCATTTGCAGAAAATCAGGAATTTATAGAAAACAGATGGGATATAAACTGGGGCGACAGAATCAATGAGCTTGTATTTATCGGGCAGAACCTGAATAAAGATCAAATGTTAACAGACCTTCAGCATTGCCTTATTAATGAGCAGGAAAAAGAACTTTTTGATCAAAAACAACCTTTTGAAGATCCTTTTCCAAAGAATATTTAA
- a CDS encoding alkaline phosphatase has protein sequence MDRRKFLKGSALLSGLLTLSPSDLWSFGKTVENPRAGKAKNIIFMVSDGMSLGTLSMADLYSRNILGKGSNWLNLYHEKKVTRALMDTASASSIVTDSAAASSAFGGGIRVNNGALNVGTNGEKHLPIWQQYKKAGKKAGCVTTVTITHATPAGFCVNSSKRNAEPQIAEMYAELELDVLLGGGDEFFNPAKREDRKDLYSVYSKKGYRILKTQNDLKEIKKGEKLLGIFSTGALPYSIDRTHLPEFKNTPTLAEMAKTAINQLKDHPSGFVLQIEAGKVDWSAHANDVAALIHDQLAFDEAVKTVMDFAEKDGNTLVIITTDHGNANPGTIYGTNATKNFNSISEYQYTNEYILNKIQKDYSIKDIKDWIYEGNKIVLNDDEAKHLLSFYSGLEKEEEGLYNYKKLPFKLYSEIQKSRNSVGWISMDHSGDYVEVAAYGPGNELLQPFIKNTDLHDLMLKACLI, from the coding sequence ATGGACAGAAGAAAATTTCTAAAAGGTTCAGCATTACTTTCAGGATTATTGACCTTATCACCGTCTGATCTCTGGAGCTTCGGGAAAACTGTAGAAAATCCCCGGGCAGGAAAAGCAAAGAACATCATCTTTATGGTAAGTGACGGAATGAGTCTTGGAACACTTTCAATGGCTGATCTGTATTCCCGGAATATTTTGGGAAAAGGGAGTAACTGGCTCAATCTGTATCATGAGAAAAAAGTGACACGAGCTTTGATGGACACTGCCTCTGCAAGTTCTATTGTAACAGATTCCGCTGCAGCAAGTTCCGCTTTCGGAGGAGGAATAAGAGTTAATAACGGAGCTCTGAATGTAGGCACTAACGGTGAAAAACATCTTCCCATATGGCAGCAATATAAAAAAGCGGGAAAGAAAGCAGGCTGTGTGACAACCGTTACCATTACGCATGCCACTCCTGCAGGATTCTGCGTAAATTCTTCAAAAAGAAATGCAGAACCCCAAATAGCTGAAATGTATGCCGAGCTGGAACTGGATGTACTGTTAGGAGGCGGAGACGAATTTTTTAATCCTGCCAAAAGAGAAGACAGGAAAGATCTCTATTCCGTGTACAGCAAAAAAGGATACAGGATTCTAAAAACACAAAACGACCTGAAAGAAATCAAAAAAGGAGAGAAGTTATTAGGAATATTCAGTACAGGAGCACTGCCTTACAGCATTGACAGAACACATCTTCCGGAATTCAAAAATACACCGACTCTTGCTGAAATGGCAAAGACCGCCATTAATCAGTTGAAAGATCATCCCAGCGGTTTTGTTCTTCAGATAGAAGCCGGAAAAGTAGACTGGTCAGCCCATGCCAATGATGTAGCAGCACTTATTCACGATCAGCTGGCATTTGATGAGGCTGTAAAAACAGTAATGGATTTTGCCGAAAAAGACGGAAATACATTAGTCATTATCACTACAGATCATGGAAATGCCAATCCCGGAACGATTTACGGAACCAATGCTACCAAAAACTTTAACAGTATTTCAGAGTATCAATATACCAACGAATATATTCTGAACAAAATTCAGAAAGATTATTCGATAAAAGATATTAAAGACTGGATCTATGAAGGCAACAAAATCGTTTTAAACGATGATGAAGCCAAACATCTTCTGAGTTTTTACAGCGGGCTTGAAAAAGAAGAAGAAGGACTTTATAATTATAAAAAACTGCCTTTCAAGCTCTATTCAGAAATTCAGAAAAGCAGAAATTCAGTAGGGTGGATCAGTATGGATCATTCGGGAGATTATGTGGAAGTAGCAGCCTATGGGCCTGGAAATGAACTTTTACAGCCTTTTATTAAAAATACAGACCTGCATGATCTTATGCTGAAAGCCTGTTTAATATAG